Within the Trichoderma breve strain T069 chromosome 3, whole genome shotgun sequence genome, the region TGCGTGTAAGAATCATCACAGAAGCAGTTCCTAAACTAGCAACACGTAACTAAAACAACAAGATGTTACATTGGATGAACGCTCGAATCTCATTGTGGTATTTTTTCGAGAGGCGGAGCAAGTCTTCAACCTCAATGCCTAAAGAATTTCTATATAAATAGATGGCAACGCATCTCTCTTCAATGGCTATTCTACAAGCGCTCGAGACTTATACAACTTGACAACAATCCTctttcattctcatcattctcatcatgcCTTCTTTAAGCAATCTCAAAGTTCTTCCTGTTGATCTTGATAAAGATTGGGATGGAGTCTTTGGCAGTTTTTGGAAATCATGGAGCATTCCAAGACAAGCCCCAATGGTAGTCACATTCCCTCATATTGGCGAAGGCGGCccaaaagaagctgcagcttttgCAGTGAAGAAGGCTCAGtaccttgctgctgcacggACTAGTCCCGGACAGATGTGGTTCAAGCTCGTCGACACAGAAAAGTCACCACCGCTCATTGTAGGAGGTTGCTGCGTGACTCATTGGAAGGACGAAGAGAATCCGAGGAATATGCCTGATACTCCTCATTACGGATTTGAGCCGGGATCCCAGCTCCGGTTGATGTCTGAGCAGTTGTATGGACAGTTGGATGTGTGGCACCGCCGAGCCATGCAAGGGCGAGAGCATATCTGTAAGCTGCCTTGTTCTTTACATTAATGAGTTCTTACTGACTCTTGGGCTTTGCAATTATCTAGATGGCCAAGCCATGTGGATCCTGCCTGAATATCGAAGTCTTCACGCTGCACCGCTCCTTACGGGCAAATATGAATCCATACTTGACGAATTTGACGTCGAGGGATATACCGAGTGTGTCCAATTGAGCCGGGGAACTCTCGAAAGAGCCGGGTCTATCCTCTTGAACATCATCAATTTCCCAATGAAAGTTGAGAACCCAAGCGACGAGACCAGGGATTTAATGGAGGATTTCTTATCTGAACCGCTATATATGATGtggaggccaaggaagagTGACAAAGGAAAGGATATTGCTCCTCCCTCTATTGGACTAAGAGATTCTAAGCTATGAGGAGACTTCTGGAATTTGTATCGTGTATTCCGTATATGAGTTTTATATACGGGCTAAGACCTTTCATATTGGAgtgtatcttttttttttttttcaagttAAACGCTGTGCCGTTTATGTTTATACAGGTATACCAATGCATTTGAGTGTTATGTTATATAAGAAAGGTAAGCATTTTGTTTCCAAATGGAGAAATTTGCGACCACCCATCCCCTACCTGTTTATATCCAATTCGgcagtacatgtacttaaACACTCTAAGCTACATAGCACTGCAGAtctgtttctgtttcatGTCCACACCATAAATCGGCATACAAAAGAAGCAGTGTATTTTTAGCAGCAAGATCCTGATCCTTTAGTTTCATGAGGGATGCCGGTCGCGTGTGGCATCCAAGACCCCAAATGTATGAAACAAGCACAGCTCTTGGCTCAGCCCTATTCATGGTGCTTCCCAACTATCCCTGTCCTTGCCTGTTTCCTATAGTAACTTATAATTAGCGCAACAGAGtaacaaaagaaatagaaTCGGCAGGATCTTATTGTAACGCCACTAGTTTGTTGACGCCGTGGGTATACCAAACATGTACTGCCGCTTACAACGTGATGTTTTAAATGCATGCAGGATCGGTGGCGTTTCGTTTCTACAACTGGGGGTCGTGCATTTGAGATGGACCATATTCAAGCATATTAATGCTCAAAGAGCTATTATTTATAACACACCCTACCTCTCGCTCGACCAGCACCCTCTGGCACAGACGGCAGGGGAAGGATTCGACCCGTGTAGCCATAGAAACCACAGGAATTGAATTACAGCCACCTTCACCATACACTCAAGCATGCCAAAGCACATATAGTCGGTACAGCCACGCTGAGTAGAGCACATCTCCAAAACTTCTCGTTCCATATCACAGACAATAAGATCGACCTTCACACACAGACACATAGTCCCAGGGTAGTATTCCGCCTACCCCAAGGTGGTTAAAGGAAGACACCTTCTCCAATCTAGACGCGACTTCCAAGAGGGTAACAACAGAATTCTACCATAACACTTGCACAGGCTTCCAATACCACATCAAATCTTTCACCCCCGTAATCTCCATCAACAAGGGCGGTTGTCTGGGAACCCAATTGGCGGAGACAAACGGCAGCAAGCACTCAAAGTTGCCGTTGAGGCTGCATTCAAAACACCACACGAAGAAACTTCCGGTTGGTGAGCACAGACTTCCTGCGTCGAGGCGCCATTCCAGAACGAGTCATTGTACCCCAGGAAACGTCACGGAATCATTACTGGATGTCTCAAGTAAGCCTAGTGTTTAGCAAAAAAGACTCCCTGCCGCATGGATGGAAGCACTCGGAAAATTAATGGCGAATGAGAAGGTGAAGAGACATGGCACTTGATTGATCGCCATCCTTATAATCTGTATATTTTGCATCAATATGTCCTTGGTAAACACCAAGGGAGCTTAGGAGCATTTGAAGCATTTGGCAACGAGTGGGGACGGGAGCGGGTTTAACTATTGCCGGAGCCCCGCCAACTTTTCATCTATGAATctagaattttttttccgTTTTCCCATTTCCTTGCTTTCCTTCATCACCttcaatttcttcctcttctctttgcgaATTTGTGTGCACCTGATACTTCGAGCTATCAGCACTACTACAGCTAGCAGCAGTATCTTCATCAATGAGATATACATGTTTCCCCCTTTGCGCTTGACCGATCTCGTGCCTCGTGCGACTcgtgaattttttttttcctcctccttctttggTGGCACATTCGAAGCTTTAGCGATCCTCTTTTCTCCGTGGTCGCCAGAGTCAATATGATGCCTATATAAACCCTTTTCTCTGTCGTGTTACAAAGTCTCAGCGTTTGCAATGAGGAACTTTGCGTCAAAATTCTACGAGATACATTCTTCCACAcaatttcctttttgtttcgttgGTTTTCGCAATGTCGAGACCACGTGGGGCGTAGGGTTATTCTCTCTATTATCAAACTGCCTCTAGCGCCATCTATGaagtcttcttctcgtccgtAGTACTCgtctccttgctcttctcttcggtAGGAGTTTTGACAGGCGTTTCCGGCTGCTTTGAGCCCAAAacgagcttgaagatgaaggtcAAGATGTCGCTCAACAGCGTGACAATGCCTGCGCAAGCGAGCTGCCACGATGCGATACTGACGCTCCCCAGGGGAGCGCGCGGGAACGAGATGATCCACTCGGCGTAGTAAGGAAACCAGCCGTGCGGCAGCCAGAACATGGGCTCGGTGGCGTACCAGAAGGGAATAATGTATTGCGGCGCGCGAGTAAGGAGGAAGCGCAAGGCTGTGAGGGCGCTGTCGAACCTGGAGCGGGCGGAATCGAGTCCCTTTTCTACACACGTGAACGCACGCAACACCGGTCAGTATTTCGGTCGTAGGTACTAAGGGAGATGTATAATGTCTCGGGGATGTAAAAGATGCACGTACTCGATGCCTCAAGCTGCTCGAGGAGCTTGTCGTGCTTGCGCCTCAGCTTTGCCCACTTTGCAAACTCGTCCTGGCTGCTCGTGGCGTTCATCTCCCGCCGCACAGCAAGATAATCGGCTTGGACTTTTCGCTgctcggcggcggctttggaggTCGGCACGGGGAGGAAGTTGATGAGGGTCCAGAGCTGCGCAAAGACTGTTAGCACAAAGTATCCAAGAGAATTGTACGAGAGAGGTCCCAGGGTAATATGGCTGAGGCGTACCAGGTCGTTGATCTTTGCTGCACCGACTGCGTTGATGAAGCTCACGGTGGCCTCGACGAGGAACACGATGAGCATAAGGTGAGCCatgttggcggcgtcgaaATAGCTTGCGAAAAGTGTACAAGGTGATGCTGATTTCCCAGCCTGCCACTTTCTCTCAAACTGCGGCAAAGGCGaagctctgctctgcttgtgGCTCGTGGTGAAATGTTGGAACAGGTGACTCTGCAGCTTGACTTTGGCCAGCTGGACAGACATACAGACGACGTATGTCATAACCCCGAGCTATTGCATGTGGGCTGTCTGCCGTGCCTCGCCAGCTGTGCCGACTCCACCATGCACTTACCCTGCACTAACCTTGAAAGCGATACAAAAACACGCGTGCAATCGACAAAACGACTTGGGGTTTCAAATGTCGAGAGCTTTGGATGACGATGTTAAGAGGGCAATCAAGCAGGGCGACCATGAGCAGGTTTTTACCAGAATCGCGGATGCGCTGTCGCAGCGGCTGCCAGAATTGCTAGAGATTGAAATGCTGGGGCGAAGCCACATGGTTGATGGACAGACGATACTTCTACAAGATGGACCAGCAATTGCGGTGCCAAAGCTACGATTGGTGCAAGCTTTTCTTTATGCCCGCAGGATACTTCAAAAACACGTGGAAGGAGTGCGGGATGAGACCAACGAGGATGGGCTTGTGTTGAGAGCGACAGCTgtgatgctcttgatggaCCCTGAACATCTTACAGCCGCAAAcacgaggaagaggctcaTTCAAGACACGATCAAGTCAGGCACAGACATTGAGTCAAGACTTCACGATGAACAGTACCTGATAGACAGCCTTCTTACGAGTCGCCTTCATCGCCATACGAAATCGCCCACGCTATGGAGCCATCGCCAATGGCTCATGCAGCGCTTCCAAGATCACGGCCTCGAGATAGATGCTACAGACACCATGAAAAGGGTCATCTCGGTAGCCGCCGAGCGACACCCACGCAACTACTACGCCTGGCTTCACGCGCGGTATCTGACCAAGGCCGTGTCCGAGACGGCGTCGCGAGGGGACAACCTCCCGGGCATGCGAGGAGATAACCTTCTGGGCATGCTGGACGCGGCGAAGAAATGGGCCATGGCCCACCACGATGACATCTCCGGGTGGGCGTTCCTCATGTTCTTCCTGGACCGGCACCCGGAATACGCTGGGTCGGTTGTTAGCGAGGCGACGAGGCTGGCGGCTTCATTTCACTGGCGGAATGAGTCTGTCTGGTACTTTTTTAGAAACATTGCTGCGAGGCCTTGGTGTGACCAGGGCTGTCGAGAAGGGGTCGAGGCTACGaggctggcgctgctggGCGGCGTGGAGGAAAAATCGGATGGAGCGAGATTCTTGGAACAGGCATCAAGTTGGATCCAGACGTACCATTCCACACCTGTATAAGCGAtggggggagagagagatatgGAAGAGATGCCGGTTATTTTGTCTTCCCATTTGCTCAGTAAGAACTTTAAAAcctcttcccccccccccttctATGCACGAAAGAAATCGAGCCACAGCGTTCAGGGGAGGACGATGTGGCTGTGAGCAAGGCCAGAATCTCCGCGTTTGGACATAGTTTAATAAGGTGCACCGTGCTCGATGCCAGGGGTTGTTTACTCGAGGGCGACGTCAATCCTTGATTTTTCCCTCTTCGGCCGCCACCAAGGCTTTTCTTGGGCCTACCTGCAGTTTCCGTAGCTGCGGTGATTTTAGGATTCAGGTATCCCGAATAGATTAAGAACCGCATTATCCGCATTCCAAAGCCGGGGGTGACCACTCATCGCAGCGTGATGTCCCTGAACTGCCGAAGACGGTGGTGGGTGACGAATATATTGACAGGCTGACTTCAGCATGAGACTGTCTGCCGAGTTAATTTACGTAAGGAGAGATGTGACGGATGAGTTTTGACAGATGGAAGGATTAGAGTTGCATGAATCTCGGGTTTGATGGTGAGCGGCGTTGGAGAACCCTTTCCGGGGCGCCAAGCCTACGAGGGGGTTGAGCAAGCGACagcattgaagaagaagacaagcgAGAATGAGGGTGGGGGAAGAGAACAAGCGAAAATGCAATGCATGGAGTTGAGGCTCTAAAAAAAGGATTAAGCTACTGCTATTTAAAAAAGACCGCggagatgagaagaacatAGACGAGCTCGACAAGTAAACGAGATTATCTTCAGAGTGAATagcgacaacaacaaccggAATATTGGATCAACTGGccaatactccgtacatcAACTAGATGGATGTAATGTACAACAAGATCGTGGAAATTGTGGCAGTGTAACTCCGCTAGTAGCGTGCGGACGCGGGTGTAAGTCCCAGGGCCTGGGTGATCGGGCCTTTGGAGATGAATCCTTGGGCTAGCTCCATGATCTACAGAGCCATTGCCCCGACAGAGCAGCTCCCGAATAGGGTCACTGATATCAGATGTTACAGACTGGGAGGTAAGGTGGTATCAACTCGAGCAAGTATAGGAACAAGTACGGCTTGTACAGGCATACTGATGATGCGGTTAACAGCATTTTGGATGGCAGATTCGGGATTTATCGTAAAGAAGgaatgggaaagaaaagaaaagaaagaaaagaaaagaagctgaagacACACATGATTGAAGTTGACGTGTATGACCGTGATTGGCAATCCCCGTCTCGCGCACGCCGTAGTCACAGCTGACAAGCTGGATTGTGAGACTTTTTCCCCTCGTTCTCCCTGCCTCTACTTGCTTCAGCAGCCACATCTCCATCGACATCTCCATCGACATTGATAGGTAAGATGGATGGTGGTTGCATTGCGTGTCGAGTGCGACATGCAGATGGTCCAGTGGTTGCGTGGTACATGGACTCATACTAGGCCCTTGGCGCCGTTGCAAGTACACACACATGAAACCGAGCACATACATACATTAGCACGTGCAGTTGGCCGCAGGTGAACTTCGAAGCCTTCCATGCATTGACAAGGTTCGATCTGCGCATTGGCAAGGTGCAGGGTTCAGGTTTGAGGTTTGAGGCTAGGCCAGGCGTGGAGAGTCTTGACTCTTGAGGGTGCTGGAACTGGATTGGGATTGGCGGCCTCGAGCGCTGAGGCTTTTCGTTTAGTAGCGGCCCGCTCGGCTAAGCACAGTCGCCCTGCGGATGGCCGATTTTAGAGGGCGAAAAGCCGAGAGGCAGCGGCGGTTGGAGGGTGGGCAGCTGGttgaaacgaaacgaaaaaaagacaggCGAGAGACATCAGATGATGTGCGCTGCATCTGAAATGTCCATAACCGATTTTTGGATTTCCGCATCTCGAGAATAGGAGGACACAGGCACGGTCGTGATACCGCCGTTCGGTGTCAATGGATGTGCTCAGTGTTTCCTACAGCCGTAGCTGCCCGCCAGGCCAATAATTGGCACTCGAGATGACGCCCAGAGACAAAAGTCAGGCTGTCATGTGTGTTGCAGCagagcatcagcatcaaaccCAAGAAAGATAATACCAAAGCCCACGACGTCACCACAAAGCGAAGATTCGTCCTCCACTGGCTCATCTGAGACTCCAGTTTGCTGCAAGTGTTGCTGCAAGTGTTGACGCCAGTGTGAGCCGCATTTTGGGGGAGTTCTAGTGCAAGGGTTAGCGGGGAGGGGCCCCCATTTGAGCTGCCCTCTTAGTCGATACTAGACATCCAGATCCTTGCCGTTGTCTTGGGCGGTGGTTTTCTGCGTCTGGTTGTTTGCTTTAGCGACACAGCACTTGGCTCCAAGCGGTTGGTTGGTATGCGGATAAGTTGGGTTAGGTGGGATGGCTTGCAGCAGACCTGGTAACGAGTTCATTTGGATTTGATGCTAGTCCAGCTTGAACCTCGTTGATTGATATTCCAGTATCGTGGATGGGGTTTGAGCGGCGCCGCTTCGAGCTTAGCAGCCTCGACCAATGCAACATGATTCAGTTCCAGTTGGTCTGGTGGTGTACTGTCAACCTGGACACTGGACTGTATCGAATGGATATCACTCACTCAATCCAAGCCCCGGAACGTGCTAAGCAGGCATGACCTCCACACGATGCAACGTGAGGTAATACGCAGCAAACCCGCATGCACGATAGATTGAAGGAGGCGCCACGGAGAGAAAGACACAGATGCACACGaaacaacatctccaatTGACGAGCAAATGGCGATTGCGATCAAGGCCGATTCGAGACAGGGCTTGCAGAGAGGCTTGAGGCTTGCGGAAAAGACAGCAGGTGATGCATCATGAGGGCCATCAGCTGGAAagatgtggaagaagagaagaaaaaaagacggatGAGGCGTCGCCAGTTGGTACCACCGCCGCTGGTATCGGTACCTGTACAAGCCCGCTCGCGCTTTTCCCCGCGCTAGAGACAGCGATACGGCCCTGCCCGCGCCAAATGTGTCGACGCGGCCGGTCGCTTTGGTAGCGCTCTGGTTTTAGTACTTGTACTGGGCCAAGTCCCCGAGGGTTTCATTAATTTGGACATCTCGCTTCAATCTCCCTAGTTCTGGGCCTCCTTTCAGACTCTCCACAAAAGCGACGTCGATTTTCAGGGCAATCTTTTGCTCTTGCTTTAGCTTAGCGTCCGTGGCCTCGATAAGGGCCTCGTTCAATTTCCATTGATCCAACTTCTGTTATCTTTCTTCGCCTCCCCTCATCGCCGCATCGCCAttcctccatcctcctctacctctcctcctctcctcctataccctcctcctccttcccCTCCCATATAGACTTGCCGTTTCCTTTGAGTCTTTCCCCCTCatattccttttttatttatttattttattttattttccccATTGCTTTCCGTCGCGTTTAGCGAGCTGCAGCATCGTCTATCCTTAATATTAGCGCATCGTTCCTTGTTTTGCTTGTACCGGCATTTGCATAAGCTATCAGCTTCCTCTTACGGTTTCTCTCGTCTTGTTTGCGATACCGAACCGACAGTCCGATTCGAAtccatctgcagcatcttctctctctcctgctTGAATCTGATTCCCGCCTCTGTCGAAGTTTTCTTtgcatctgctctgcttcgCCACCCTCGAATTTGTCGCCATCCAATTCCCTCCAATTGTTCTGCTCCTTTCCAGTAATCTGGCAATGTTATATGCGTAATTTCTAATCACCTAATAACTTGACTCCCGGGCTTTTCGAACCCCAAACcgctcctcctcatcttaATTCAACATGCGTCCAAATACGGTCTTGCTGGCGCCGCTGGCTTTGTATGCGTCGGGCGCCCTTGCGTTCTATCCGTATACGCCGCCGTGGCtgaaggagcttgaggaaCACAATGCTGGTGAGGCAAAGAGAAGTGTGGAAAATGGCATGACGTTCGACGTCAGGCGAAGAGCATCCAGACGTGTAAGTCCAAGTCGAAACCTCATTCGTCGCTTATACATGCTGACCCATGATTCGCTAGGCTCCTGCAtcgcaagaagaaaaggctgcaTGGCAGGCGGCTTTGCTAGCTCACAAATACAACGAACGGAGCGCCCCGAATTCCAACCATGATTCGAATCTCTCAAAAAGAGGCAACCAGTTCCATATCATGGAGGCCGTTGACCCCAAAACCCCAAAGACTGCGGGGCTCGACCAGGACGGAACCGATTATTCGTATTTCGTAGAGGCATTGCTTGGTTCTGAGAAAACTAAGATGTATATGCTTCTCGACACTGGAGCTGGCTCGAGCTGGGTCATGGGCACCGACTGTACATCTCAAGCATGCTCTTTGCATGACTCCTTCGGACCCGATGATTCGAGTACACTGAAATCCAGCTCAAAGGATTTCTCCATCGCCTATGGATCTGGATCTGTTAGTGGTTCGCTGGTCACTGACACCATCGAAGTGGCAGGCATGAGCTTGTCATATCAGTTTGGTTTGGCCACCAATACCTCTTCGGATTTCGTGCACTTCGCTTTTGATGGCATTCTCGGCATGTCCATGAACAGTGGCGCCAATGAGAACTTCCTATCGGCATTGGAGGGTGCTGGCATGTTGAGCCAAagcatcttctccgtcgCATTGGCTCGAGCATCTGACGGTTACAACGATGGCGAAGTCACCTTTGGTGCCACAAACCCTTCCAGGTACACTGGCGCCATCACGTATACCTCCATTCCTACTGGTAGCGACTGGTCCATCCCGTTGGACGACATGTCCTACAATGGCAAGAAGGCTAGTGCCGGCGGCATCAATGCTTACATCGATACCGGCACCTCCTACATGTTCGGCCCGGCAAAGAATGTCAAGGCTTTGCACGCTGTCATTGATGGAGCGCAGAGCTCAGATGGCGTCACTTGGACAGTTCCCTGCGATACCACCACCCCGCTGGTCGTCACTTTTTCTGGTGTTGATCATGCCATCTCCAGCGAAGACTGGATCTCCCCCAAGGATAGCACTGGAAAGTGCACCAGCAATGTCTACGGCTATGAGGTAGTCTCTGGATCCTGGCTCTTTGGCGACACATTCCTGAAGAACGTCTACGCCGTCTTCGACAAGGACCAGAAGCGAATTGGTgagtttctttttgcaaaTACATGACCTGAGGCCCACGGAATACTAACTTGATTCAGGATTTGCCAAGCGGACCGGCTCCTCCACCGGTAACAAAAGTATCGCTACGGCCACGGATACGAGCGTTGCCTCTGCTACTGCAGAGAGCACCGGCACAGCCACCTTTGAGCCCCCGTCCTCGACCGAGCCTCCCATGGGCCTCAACGGCCAAGAGACGTCAACCGTAGCCCAGCCCACTCAGACCCCTGGCTCCTCAGGGGCTGCATCGCTTATCCGGAGTGGCAGCCCGGCTCTTGTTTTATGTATATTGCCTTTTCTTGTACTGCTGGCATGAAATATTGCTACGCTCAGCATTCACTACTTTACTTTTAATTGTTTGAAAACCCCGAGATAGTCCCTGGCTACCTCCATGGAAATACGTTCCACGTCACGGCACGATTGTGCGGCgattgcagcagctgcaccAATGAGAGTCTTTTGAAGCCATTTGAGCACATCCGAAATAAACGCGTCACTCGCTATAGCAGATTTAGCTGCAAGATACCCCTCGTATGAGTTTCAATGGCAACAGGATGTGAAAATCCTTAGCTGCTCCGATTCGACAAGGCTTCGTGGCCATATCTATATACATGTAAACCAGGGCGGCGCTTATCATTACAAATATTCTGCGACATATCTGCGAATTGTTGCGCACTCCATTCGTTGAAGTAGCATTCTGCGCACGGAAGGCGTTGGGCAATGAACCCTCGTTTTGGGCTGGCATACACGTCATGTTTACTTTGCATTGTTTGTTTAGGATGGCATATTCGTCACGTTCACTTTgcattgtttgtttgttgtcACATTGGCCATGTCAACGTTTGTATTTTTGTAGTAGCATAGCGTGTTATATAGTGAAAGCCATCAATGTCGAATCCAGTAAAGGAGAATAACATTGAAGTGTTCCAAAGTTCATGTGTATATACACTGTCGTCCCTTGTATGTCCTGCTTGCCCTGCTGATAAATTCCCGTTCTCAAAGCCAACTTATGCTGTCAGTACATCTGATTATACATCTGTCGGCGGAGAGCCAACATAAATCGTCAATAGACTTGGATCCCCTGCCGCAACTGTACCCGACGCATCTTCATTCCCATTAGGATTGACGTCGTCGTAAGAAAACGCATAGCCCCTACCATCCACCTGCAATTCATGTACAAGGCGACTGTAATGATTCGTTGGGCTGACCTTGTAGTGATAGTCCGATCCCAAACTAGGCTGGACGTGTCCtccttggaggagaagcgtcGAACGCACGAACCCGGCGCAAAGACGGGGGACTACGGCAAGGTGAGTGGAAGTTTCGTTCTCATGTCGGGCAAAGGGGCCGCCGTTGCAGCCCCAGATATCGGCGGCGGTAGGCTTGGGATATCTGTGAGGGTCGTCGCCGCAGTGCATGGTGTCGTTGTCGACTAGGCATGAGACGTTGCCCAGCTCACGTTGGGTGTCGATGATGAGGGGCGTTTTTGAGTAGGTGTCCCAAACGTCGTCCACATACTTTGTCCAGTACTCTTTGAAGGCGTTTTCGTTTATGCGCTGGTAATAGTTTGGAGAAATGACCCGGATTGGGCGGTTGTCGTTGGCCATGACGCACATTCCGAGCCAGTGATGGCCATCCTTAATTTTCTGTTCGTAAAGGCCGTAGCAGAGCTTGCGAACGGCGTCTGGTTGGAGTCCGCGGGTGATTTGGGGAGTGCCTCCGCCTGTAGTTGAGAGAACCATGCTGAGCATGAGTCCGACAAAGTCGACGTAGCTGATGTTGGCGTAGATCGATCCATCTTCGGGGTACGTCAGTTCTATGAAACCCCAGTTGAGAGAAGCGCTGGGATCATTGGAGTTGACAGAAGGCTGTACGAGGCCTTCCCCGTCTCCGCGGTCGAGAATGGCGAACGTGAGATTGCCCTCGCAGAAGTAGATTCTTCCCGAGTTGAGGGGAATGGAGAGATTGACGGTGATGAATTCGTTTATGGCGGGTAGAGGAATCGCAATGTCTTGCTTGATCTCGACGGGGAGTGAAGAGCCGTTGGAGTTGGGGTATACGAGTCTGCCGTctgtggtgatgaagacgatggcgCCGTTCATGTCTAGGCCTTGGATGTAGGCATTGATTGGGCCGCCAGCGTATTTATTGATGAGCTTCAATGGTAGAGTGTGATTTCCCGATGGCTTGCTTTGGTCGACATTGGGGCGATATGCGCCGTTGAGAATGTTTCCGTCGGTGATTACCACGTCTTGGGGCCCGCCGGGCTCTGCAAGGGTGGCTCCCCTCTCTATAAAGGATGCCTCATGAGATGCTATTGACAAGGCGACGCTCGCCATGAGAA harbors:
- a CDS encoding eukaryotic aspartyl protease domain-containing protein; translation: MRPNTVLLAPLALYASGALAFYPYTPPWLKELEEHNAGEAKRSVENGMTFDVRRRASRRAPASQEEKAAWQAALLAHKYNERSAPNSNHDSNLSKRGNQFHIMEAVDPKTPKTAGLDQDGTDYSYFVEALLGSEKTKMYMLLDTGAGSSWVMGTDCTSQACSLHDSFGPDDSSTLKSSSKDFSIAYGSGSVSGSLVTDTIEVAGMSLSYQFGLATNTSSDFVHFAFDGILGMSMNSGANENFLSALEGAGMLSQSIFSVALARASDGYNDGEVTFGATNPSRYTGAITYTSIPTGSDWSIPLDDMSYNGKKASAGGINAYIDTGTSYMFGPAKNVKALHAVIDGAQSSDGVTWTVPCDTTTPLVVTFSGVDHAISSEDWISPKDSTGKCTSNVYGYEVVSGSWLFGDTFLKNVYAVFDKDQKRIGFAKRTGSSTGNKSIATATDTSVASATAESTGTATFEPPSSTEPPMGLNGQETSTVAQPTQTPGSSGAASLIRSGSPALVLCILPFLVLLA
- a CDS encoding CHD5-like protein domain-containing protein; its protein translation is MAHLMLIVFLVEATVSFINAVGAAKINDLLWTLINFLPVPTSKAAAEQRKVQADYLAVRREMNATSSQDEFAKWAKLRRKHDKLLEQLEASKKGLDSARSRFDSALTALRFLLTRAPQYIIPFWYATEPMFWLPHGWFPYYAEWIISFPRAPLGSVSIASWQLACAGIVTLLSDILTFIFKLVLGSKQPETPVKTPTEEKSKETSTTDEKKTS
- a CDS encoding beta-1,3-glucanase domain-containing protein, yielding MHFTSLFLMASVALSIASHEASFIERGATLAEPGGPQDVVITDGNILNGAYRPNVDQSKPSGNHTLPLKLINKYAGGPINAYIQGLDMNGAIVFITTDGRLVYPNSNGSSLPVEIKQDIAIPLPAINEFITVNLSIPLNSGRIYFCEGNLTFAILDRGDGEGLVQPSVNSNDPSASLNWGFIELTYPEDGSIYANISYVDFVGLMLSMVLSTTGGGTPQITRGLQPDAVRKLCYGLYEQKIKDGHHWLGMCVMANDNRPIRVISPNYYQRINENAFKEYWTKYVDDVWDTYSKTPLIIDTQRELGNVSCLVDNDTMHCGDDPHRYPKPTAADIWGCNGGPFARHENETSTHLAVVPRLCAGFVRSTLLLQGGHVQPSLGSDYHYKVSPTNHYSRLVHELQVDGRGYAFSYDDVNPNGNEDASGTVAAGDPSLLTIYVGSPPTDV